In Stieleria varia, one genomic interval encodes:
- a CDS encoding arylsulfatase, translated as MISRTLFLFIALAAIQFPAFAADATKPNIVFILADDMGYGDLGCYGQRLIQTPRLDQMAAEGIRFTNFYAGNTVCAPSRCVLMTGRHMGHAYVRGNAGGPDMSSQTLRDEDVTVAELLKSAGYSTGLCGKWGLGDHAEGGRVGLPSRQGFDFSYGYLNQVHAHNYFPEFLWRNDAKESLNNVVHRLDRSYGGFTGGWATRKIDYSHDLVAKEANEFITRHAEASKDGKPFFLYLAFTIPHANNEATKGTGDGMEVPDYGQYADQDWSNPDKGQAAMISRLDADVGRLLDLLDTLGIANNTVVMFSSDNGPHNEGGHHPELFDPAGPLQGMKRDLYEGGIRVPFIVRWPGTAPANTTSDHMGYFGDLMATAADLAGVAPPAGLDSISFVPTIRGDLGRQKQHDYLYWEFYEQGGKQAVRSGNWKAIRMPWMTGPTKLFDLDADIGEANDVAKEHPDIVEKLESIMAEAHVPHPNWEVRGSR; from the coding sequence ATGATCTCACGAACACTCTTTCTGTTTATCGCATTGGCTGCGATACAATTTCCCGCTTTCGCTGCCGACGCGACCAAGCCAAATATCGTGTTCATCTTGGCCGACGACATGGGATATGGTGACCTTGGCTGTTACGGTCAACGATTGATCCAGACACCCAGGCTGGATCAAATGGCTGCCGAAGGAATTCGATTTACGAATTTCTACGCGGGCAACACGGTTTGTGCCCCATCGCGTTGCGTGTTGATGACGGGGCGACACATGGGCCACGCATATGTCAGAGGAAACGCCGGTGGTCCCGACATGTCGAGTCAGACGCTGCGAGATGAGGACGTGACGGTTGCAGAGTTGCTCAAGTCCGCTGGCTATTCAACCGGCTTGTGCGGCAAATGGGGGTTGGGCGATCATGCGGAAGGCGGCAGGGTTGGGTTGCCGAGCCGACAAGGGTTTGATTTTTCCTATGGCTACTTGAATCAAGTTCACGCACACAACTATTTCCCCGAGTTCCTTTGGCGAAATGATGCCAAGGAATCACTCAACAATGTGGTCCATCGACTGGACCGATCCTATGGCGGGTTCACCGGCGGTTGGGCAACCAGGAAAATCGACTACAGTCACGATCTGGTTGCCAAGGAAGCAAACGAGTTCATCACGCGTCATGCCGAAGCATCCAAGGATGGCAAGCCGTTCTTTCTGTACCTCGCATTCACCATCCCACACGCAAACAACGAAGCGACGAAGGGAACCGGCGACGGAATGGAGGTGCCCGACTATGGACAGTACGCGGACCAGGACTGGAGCAACCCAGACAAAGGACAAGCTGCGATGATCTCGCGTTTGGATGCTGACGTCGGACGACTGCTCGACCTGTTGGACACACTCGGTATCGCGAATAACACCGTGGTGATGTTCTCTAGTGACAACGGACCTCATAATGAAGGTGGCCATCATCCGGAGCTATTTGATCCGGCCGGACCGCTTCAAGGGATGAAGCGTGATCTCTACGAAGGAGGCATTCGGGTTCCCTTCATTGTTCGTTGGCCAGGGACGGCTCCCGCCAATACGACCTCGGATCACATGGGATACTTTGGCGACCTGATGGCTACAGCCGCCGATTTGGCCGGCGTGGCTCCGCCCGCAGGGCTGGATTCGATTAGCTTTGTACCCACCATCCGCGGTGATCTGGGTCGGCAAAAACAGCATGATTACCTTTACTGGGAGTTCTATGAGCAAGGCGGCAAGCAGGCGGTGCGTTCAGGGAACTGGAAAGCGATCCGGATGCCTTGGATGACTGGCCCGACCAAACTATTCGACTTGGACGCCGATATCGGCGAAGCAAACGATGTGGCGAAGGAGCATCCCGACATCGTTGAGAAGTTAGAATCGATCATGGCAGAAGCCCATGTTCCACATCCCAATTGGGAAGTGCGTGGATCCAGGTGA